A window from Myxosarcina sp. GI1 encodes these proteins:
- a CDS encoding nucleotidyltransferase family protein — translation MTKEKLKHYRDKILELAERYHAPNVRVFGSTVRDDNTPESDVDFLIDVAPDQTLLDLIGFTRELKELLGCEVDVAQSTVLHPVIRDDVLREAISLDSL, via the coding sequence ATGACGAAAGAAAAATTAAAACACTATCGCGATAAAATTTTAGAGCTTGCCGAACGGTATCACGCACCCAATGTAAGGGTATTTGGTTCGACAGTGCGAGATGATAATACCCCTGAAAGCGATGTTGATTTTTTAATTGATGTTGCTCCCGATCAAACACTTCTCGATCTAATTGGATTTACTCGCGAATTAAAAGAGCTTCTAGGCTGTGAGGTTGATGTTGCTCAAAGCACGGTACTTCATCCAGTTATCCGTGATGATGTGCTGCGGGAAGCTATCTCTTTAGATAGTCTTTAA
- a CDS encoding tubulin-like doman-containing protein: MKFEEKQSRKINRTVCIGLGGTGRDVLMRIRRLIVDRHVDLKQLPVISFVHIDTDKATSNMTGLRTGNTYHGVDLRFSDAEKVAATMTRSEVDNLARELSRRGSNYDGTPGVFSNISSWFPPQLLKNLKAIDEGAQAIRPVGRLAFFHNYRKIKAAIETAEQRTRGHEAFMIRNNWSVENKLSIYVIGSLCGGTGSGVFLDVAYCLRQLYGIDGAQIIGYLVISPELYGNAPDKNANTYAALKELNYYATAGTTFKAEYDTQNLEFVEESRPPFEYVYLVSNRTAKDYKIIEKSKLCNIIAHKVTLDFAGELSPVITAQRDNFLQHMIQTDEHPRPNVQRYLTFGLAEIYFPRDIAVQISLNRIKIKLVDFWLQGEGQSADPSNLLASFLDRWYNRGKNENGFVSKLQQATTDGSKTFNNALSSWKNRLENNIIEIQNRDERQEVISQLGREIRSEFRKVQPGETESSRGIWFTSLQQQRDRLTAEYIKDIDNYLTELLNPNSFNFSLNNTRAWLEALTTELNKSFRELEDSSNSMGQIHSLEAVERKWQDAQQTIEDIESKKGLFPRDKQKNSQVQDEAKRIISQVSKLLKDNYELSLYREALTIVKALQHYVSELITKVSAFNNLLNSVRLAYEKTESELKLQDVDDMSGEAIFADADSDDCYKNLLPERDRASQLALVSSKITEKVGLKESLASCLDRGVIDEQNLQLEINLVVDGLFGSRSLSTVQSAVKRFLESYPLSDRAVRLEQIIREAEPLLPLNTSDPYFYNDSGKTLSIIAFKDTDKPEITQFKNILFNDLGVSDNNLKPIQAEDEIILVNEYGAFPLRLIRGIELMQGHYQRQKTYGKGFLHNDYRTQFIDIIPPDAIEIENLQDIFYPAIALDLLPYNDKTKEYEFQYYDSYRDSHETIFLSYIWDEALEQLASRKDMVEALDKRLRNAIVDLSLNPQKWNSYYLPKLRHFITTVDSLPEDDPNYLYKEIVVGSPATIDRRQQDGIINRFWKKMQDIVKEEMAKQKQSQQQQTLPPESTGDPRQEAVFANRVLPESNNFESNGEKEPIEGEIELIEPTRSNNTSKAKLAELKELIQMKNEGDLSEAEFSAAKRNLLGM; encoded by the coding sequence ATGAAATTTGAAGAAAAACAATCTCGTAAAATTAATCGTACCGTTTGTATTGGTTTAGGCGGTACTGGACGCGATGTTTTGATGCGAATTCGGCGTTTAATTGTAGATCGCCACGTAGATTTGAAACAGCTTCCCGTTATTAGTTTTGTCCATATTGATACCGATAAAGCTACTAGCAATATGACGGGTTTACGAACTGGAAATACCTATCACGGTGTCGATTTACGCTTCAGCGATGCCGAAAAAGTAGCGGCGACGATGACTCGTTCAGAAGTAGATAATTTAGCGCGAGAATTATCGAGAAGAGGAAGTAACTACGATGGTACTCCTGGTGTTTTTAGCAATATTTCTAGCTGGTTTCCACCGCAGTTATTAAAGAATTTAAAGGCGATCGATGAAGGCGCACAGGCAATTCGTCCTGTAGGCAGATTGGCGTTTTTTCATAACTATAGAAAAATCAAAGCCGCTATCGAAACGGCAGAACAAAGAACGCGAGGTCATGAAGCTTTTATGATCCGTAATAATTGGAGTGTAGAGAATAAACTAAGCATATATGTTATCGGTTCTTTGTGTGGTGGTACGGGTAGCGGTGTCTTTTTAGATGTTGCCTATTGTCTCCGTCAACTATACGGTATTGACGGCGCACAAATTATAGGTTACTTGGTTATTAGTCCCGAACTTTATGGTAATGCACCCGATAAAAATGCTAATACCTACGCCGCACTTAAAGAGTTAAATTATTATGCGACTGCGGGAACAACTTTTAAAGCCGAATACGACACGCAAAATTTAGAGTTTGTTGAAGAATCTCGTCCACCTTTTGAATATGTTTATCTAGTTTCTAATCGCACCGCCAAAGACTACAAAATTATAGAAAAAAGTAAGCTTTGTAATATTATTGCCCATAAAGTTACTCTGGACTTTGCAGGTGAACTATCTCCAGTAATTACCGCACAACGCGACAATTTTCTCCAGCACATGATTCAAACTGACGAACACCCTCGTCCTAATGTTCAGCGTTATTTAACATTTGGTTTAGCAGAAATCTATTTTCCTCGCGACATCGCCGTACAGATATCTTTGAACCGCATCAAAATTAAGTTGGTAGATTTTTGGCTTCAGGGCGAAGGACAAAGTGCCGATCCGAGTAATTTATTAGCCAGTTTCTTAGATCGCTGGTACAATCGCGGCAAAAATGAAAACGGTTTTGTTAGTAAGTTACAGCAAGCCACTACTGACGGTAGCAAAACTTTTAATAACGCTTTAAGTAGTTGGAAAAACCGCCTAGAAAATAATATCATAGAAATTCAAAACCGCGACGAACGCCAAGAAGTTATTTCTCAGTTGGGCAGGGAAATTCGCAGCGAGTTTCGCAAAGTACAGCCAGGAGAAACCGAAAGCAGTAGGGGGATCTGGTTTACTAGCTTACAACAGCAGCGCGATCGCTTAACCGCAGAATATATCAAAGATATCGACAATTATTTAACAGAGTTACTCAACCCTAATAGTTTTAATTTCTCCTTAAATAACACTCGTGCTTGGCTAGAAGCATTAACTACAGAGTTAAATAAATCTTTCCGAGAATTAGAAGATTCGAGTAACAGCATGGGACAAATTCACAGTCTCGAAGCTGTTGAGAGAAAATGGCAAGATGCACAACAAACCATAGAAGATATCGAATCTAAAAAGGGTTTGTTTCCTAGAGACAAACAAAAAAACAGTCAGGTTCAAGACGAAGCTAAAAGAATCATTAGTCAAGTTAGCAAACTCTTGAAAGATAACTACGAACTTTCTCTCTATCGGGAAGCATTAACTATAGTCAAAGCTTTACAACATTACGTTAGCGAATTAATTACTAAAGTCAGTGCTTTTAACAATTTGTTGAATAGCGTCAGACTAGCCTATGAAAAAACCGAAAGCGAACTCAAACTACAGGACGTTGACGATATGAGTGGCGAAGCCATCTTTGCCGATGCGGATAGCGACGATTGTTATAAAAATCTTTTACCCGAACGAGATCGTGCTTCTCAGCTAGCTTTGGTCAGTAGTAAGATTACCGAAAAGGTAGGCTTAAAAGAATCTCTGGCAAGTTGTTTAGATCGCGGCGTAATCGACGAACAAAACTTACAGTTAGAAATTAACCTGGTTGTAGATGGCTTATTTGGTTCGCGCAGTCTTTCGACAGTCCAATCAGCAGTAAAGCGTTTTCTCGAAAGTTATCCTTTAAGCGATCGCGCAGTACGTTTAGAACAAATTATCCGCGAAGCTGAACCACTATTACCACTCAATACTAGCGATCCGTATTTCTATAACGATTCGGGTAAAACTCTATCTATCATCGCCTTTAAAGATACCGACAAACCAGAAATAACCCAGTTCAAAAATATTCTTTTTAATGATTTGGGTGTCTCTGATAATAACCTCAAACCCATTCAAGCTGAAGACGAAATTATTCTCGTTAACGAATACGGTGCTTTTCCTCTTAGACTTATTCGTGGTATCGAACTAATGCAGGGACACTATCAGCGTCAGAAAACTTACGGTAAAGGTTTTCTACACAACGACTATCGCACTCAGTTTATTGATATTATTCCTCCCGATGCGATCGAGATTGAGAACTTACAAGATATTTTTTATCCCGCGATCGCTTTAGACTTGCTTCCTTACAACGACAAAACTAAAGAATACGAGTTTCAGTACTACGACAGCTATCGGGATAGCCACGAAACAATTTTCCTCAGTTATATTTGGGACGAAGCTTTAGAACAACTTGCCAGTCGTAAAGACATGGTAGAAGCTTTAGATAAACGGTTGAGAAATGCGATTGTCGATCTCTCCCTTAACCCTCAGAAGTGGAATAGCTACTATTTACCAAAATTAAGGCACTTTATCACTACAGTAGATAGTTTACCAGAAGACGATCCCAATTATCTTTACAAAGAAATAGTTGTTGGCAGTCCCGCCACCATCGATCGCCGTCAACAAGATGGCATTATCAATCGTTTTTGGAAGAAAATGCAGGATATTGTCAAAGAGGAAATGGCGAAACAAAAACAATCGCAGCAACAGCAAACATTGCCGCCTGAATCTACGGGCGATCCTCGGCAGGAGGCTGTCTTTGCCAATCGCGTTCTACCAGAATCGAATAACTTTGAAAGTAATGGAGAAAAAGAGCCAATCGAGGGTGAAATCGAACTTATCGAACCAACGCGATCGAACAATACTTCAAAAGCAAAATTAGCCGAACTGAAAGAATTGATTCAAATGAAAAATGAAGGAGATTTATCAGAAGCAGAATTTTCTGCTGCCAAACGAAATCTTTTAGGTATGTAA
- a CDS encoding ribonuclease HI family protein, giving the protein MNNLSQKLKIPWQKKLLNIDTTKRLLIRERRQARKEAQNANRLAARMLKPPLLTFDGSSKGRPGRSASAAVIEMPDFTRHTVTKFIPSAFVNEAEYIGLIIGLEKAKELGILSLEIKGDSQIIICQVLGKYRVNDDSKFSVYLKQMLDLLSYFDDYSLDWIPRRKNLLADRAAHKCLKENCPSEEKSYAEEYIDYLIYSNYLVDDDYD; this is encoded by the coding sequence ATGAATAATCTTTCGCAAAAACTCAAGATTCCTTGGCAGAAAAAACTCTTAAATATTGATACTACTAAACGATTACTTATACGTGAAAGAAGACAAGCAAGAAAAGAAGCTCAAAATGCTAATAGATTAGCAGCCCGTATGCTTAAACCACCCCTACTTACCTTTGATGGCTCATCAAAAGGAAGACCAGGGCGTTCGGCTTCGGCAGCAGTTATCGAGATGCCCGATTTCACCCGTCATACAGTTACCAAATTTATACCTTCAGCTTTTGTCAATGAAGCTGAATACATAGGTCTAATTATTGGCTTGGAAAAAGCCAAAGAATTGGGAATATTATCGCTTGAAATAAAAGGAGACAGCCAAATAATTATCTGTCAAGTGTTAGGAAAGTATCGGGTAAATGATGATTCTAAATTTTCAGTTTATCTCAAACAAATGTTAGATTTATTATCTTATTTTGATGATTATTCTCTCGATTGGATTCCTAGAAGAAAAAATCTGTTAGCAGATAGAGCAGCACACAAATGTTTAAAAGAAAATTGTCCTTCAGAAGAAAAAAGTTATGCAGAAGAATATATAGATTATTTAATCTACAGTAATTATTTAGTCGATGATGATTATGATTAA
- a CDS encoding HepT-like ribonuclease domain-containing protein, translating into MNQLPEEIKVQYPDIRWKDIIGFRNILAHRCWRVDLDVVWGLFNSGESLEQLKRAVHELIDQSS; encoded by the coding sequence GTGAATCAACTGCCTGAAGAAATAAAGGTACAATACCCCGATATTAGATGGAAAGATATTATAGGATTTCGCAATATCCTTGCTCATCGTTGCTGGAGAGTAGATCTTGATGTGGTTTGGGGACTTTTTAATTCGGGCGAAAGTTTAGAGCAACTTAAGAGAGCCGTTCATGAACTGATTGACCAGTCTTCTTAA
- a CDS encoding OmpA family protein produces MSRRSLYSNKNKLESHDIFQSFTDLMSNAFMILSLLLLLVLFKFLETNKRLQSASPIVIDESSGKYKFESGSAELNPQLRQYISTKITPEIETILQEREIDFIQVIGHTDGERIRRNSNLDNTLEAVANGKQPVSVLSAGSNADLGLMRALAVVRELEKTGLQSIEFRAYSAAQLYLPDGNLASGDRQPDETRRRIEIRFIPPGQFN; encoded by the coding sequence ATGTCTAGACGTTCGCTATATTCCAATAAAAACAAATTAGAATCTCACGACATTTTTCAATCCTTTACAGATTTGATGTCTAATGCCTTTATGATTCTTAGCTTATTATTATTGTTAGTTCTATTTAAATTTCTGGAAACCAATAAACGCTTACAGTCAGCTTCGCCAATCGTAATTGATGAAAGTTCTGGTAAATATAAGTTTGAGTCGGGAAGTGCCGAACTAAATCCCCAACTCAGACAATACATTTCCACAAAAATAACTCCCGAAATAGAAACTATTTTACAAGAAAGAGAAATCGATTTTATTCAAGTAATCGGACATACTGACGGAGAAAGAATAAGACGCAATAGCAATCTCGATAATACTTTAGAAGCAGTAGCGAACGGGAAGCAGCCAGTCAGTGTTTTATCTGCTGGTTCAAATGCCGATTTGGGATTGATGAGAGCCTTAGCAGTAGTTCGAGAACTAGAAAAAACTGGCTTGCAGAGTATAGAATTTCGTGCTTACTCTGCTGCACAACTATATTTACCAGATGGTAATTTGGCATCGGGCGATCGACAACCAGATGAAACTCGACGTAGAATCGAAATTCGTTTTATTCCTCCTGGTCAATTTAATTAA